A genomic region of Raphanus sativus cultivar WK10039 chromosome 6, ASM80110v3, whole genome shotgun sequence contains the following coding sequences:
- the LOC108812634 gene encoding arginine decarboxylase has product MPALALLDTPVDAFSVDCSGVFIPPSPNSSVDWSPSLSSSLYRIDGWGAPYFTTNPSGNISVRPHGSNTMPHQHIDLMKVVKKATDPRSSGGLALHLPLIVRFPDVLKNRLDSLQSAFELAIRTQGYESRYQGVYPVKCNQDRFIIEDIVEFGSSFRFGLEAGSKPEILLAMSCLCKGDRDAFLVCNGFKDAEYVSLALLGRKLELNTVIVLEQEEELDLVIDLSKKMNVRPVIGLRAKLRTKHSGHFGSTSGEKGKFGLTTVQIIRVVRKLRDVCMLDCLQLLHFHIGSQIPSTALLSDGVSEAAQLYCELVRLGARMEVIDIGGGLGIDYDGSKSGETDLSVAYSLEEYAAAVVASVRFVCDQKSVKHPVICSESGRAIVSHHSVLIFEAVSAGKQHETTPSDLQFLLEGYSEEARGDYESLYGAAMRGDGESCLLYVDQLKQRCVEEFKEGSLSIEQLAGVDGLCEWVTKEIGASDPVLTYNVNLSVFTSIPDFWGIDQLFPIVPIHRLDQRPVARGILSDLTCDSDGKIDKFIGGESSLPLHELDSNGCSGGRYYLGMFLGGAYEEALGGVHNLFGGPSVVRVLQKDGPHGFAVTRAMMGQSSADVLRAMQHEPELMFQTLKHRAEELSSVLKAGGDKGNDKLVVASCLARSFNNMPYLSVGTSTNALTAAINNIAIYYRDEAAVGDGGGCGKNGEWFYSVD; this is encoded by the coding sequence atgcctgCTCTCGCTCTCCTTGATACTCCCGTCGACGCCTTCTCCGTCGACTGCTCCGGCGTCTTCATCCCCCCGTCTCCAAACTCCTCCGTCGACTGGTCCCCGTCCCTCTCCTCCTCCCTCTACCGAATCGACGGATGGGGCGCTCCCTATTTCACCACCAACCCCTCCGGCAACATCTCCGTCCGTCCCCACGGCTCCAACACCATGCCTCACCAACACATCGATCTCATGAAAGTCGTTAAGAAAGCCACAGATCCCAGATCTTCCGGTGGTTTAGCTCTACACCTTCCTCTCATCGTCCGCTTCCCCGACGTCCTCAAGAACCGCCTCGACTCTCTCCAATCCGCGTTTGAACTCGCGATCCGGACGCAAGGGTACGAGTCTCGTTACCAAGGTGTGTATCCGGTTAAGTGTAACCAAGACCGGTTCATTATTGAAGATATCGTCGAGTTCGGTTCGAGTTTCCGGTTTGGTTTAGAAGCCGGTTCGAAGCCTGAGATTCTCCTCGCGATGAGCTGTTTGTGTAAAGGTGATCGTGACGCCTTTCTTGTGTGCAACGGTTTCAAAGACGCGGAGTATGTCTCGTTAGCCTTGCTTGGGAGGAAGCTCGAGCTGAACACTGTGATTGTTCTCGAGCAAGAAGAGGAGCTTGATTTGGttattgatttgagcaagaagaTGAACGTGAGGCCTGTGATTGGGTTACGAGCCAAGCTGAGGACTAAACATTCAGGTCACTTCGGTTCTACTTCTGGTGAGAAGGGGAAGTTTGGTCTGACAACGGTCCAGATCATTCGTGTGGTTAGGAAGCTTCGTGATGTGTGTATGCTTGACTGTCTCCAACTGCTTCATTTTCACATTGGTTCGCAGATTCCATCCACGGCTTTGCTTTCCGACGGTGTGTCCGAGGCTGCGCAGCTTTACTGTGAGCTTGTCCGTCTCGGTGCTCGTATGGAAGTCATTGACATTGGTGGTGGGTTGGGGATAGATTACGACGGGTCTAAGTCTGGAGAGACTGATCTCTCTGTTGCGTACAGTCTTGAGGAGTACGCTGCGGCTGTTGTGGCGTCTGTTAGGTTTGTTTGTGATCAGAAGTCTGTGAAGCATCCGGTGATATGCAGCGAGAGCGGTCGAGCCATTGTCTCTCATCACTCTGTGTTGATCTTTGAAGCTGTCTCAGCTGGTAAACAACATGAAACCACCCCGAGTGATCTTCAGTTCTTGCTTGAAGGGTACTCAGAGGAAGCTCGTGGCGATTACGAGAGTCTTTATGGTGCTGCGATGCGTGGTGATGGTGAAAGCTGCTTGCTTTATGTTGATCAGCTGAAACAGAGATGTGTTGAAGAGTTCAAAGAAGGTTCTTTGAGCATTGAACAGTTAGCTGGTGTTGATGGGTTATGCGAGTGGGTGACTAAGGAGATTGGCGCTTCGGATCCTGTTCTTACGTACAATGTCAATCTATCTGTTTTCACTTCGATTCCTGATTTCTGGGGGATTGATCAGCTGTTTCCAATAGTTCCTATCCATAGGCTTGATCAAAGGCCTGTGGCCAGAGGGATCTTGTCTGATTTGACTTGTGACAGCGACGGGAAGATCGACAAGTTCATAGGCGGAGAGTCGAGCTTGCCACTGCACGAGCTAGACAGCAATGGCTGCAGCGGCGGGCGGTACTATTTGGGAATGTTCCTTGGTGGGGCTTATGAGGAAGCTCTCGGTGGAGTCCACAATCTGTTCGGAGGGCCAAGCGTTGTTCGGGTTTTGCAGAAGGACGGTCCTCATGGGTTTGCAGTGACTCGTGCCATGATGGGCCAATCTTCAGCGGATGTCCTTAGAGCGATGCAGCACGAGCCTGAGCTCATGTTTCAGACTCTTAAACACCGAGCTGAAGAGTTGTCTTCTGTCCTCAAAGCTGGTGGTGATAAGGGAAACGACAAACTAGTTGTTGCCTCATGTCTTGCTCGTTCATTCAACAACATGCCTTATCTTTCCGTGGGGACGTCCACAAACGCTCTCACCGCTGCGATAAATAATATAGCCATTTACTACCGCGATGAAGCAGCGGTTGGTGATGGTGGCGGTTGCGGCAAGAATGGAGAATGGTTTTATTCGGTGGACTGA